The Candidatus Hydrogenedentota bacterium genome window below encodes:
- a CDS encoding rubrerythrin family protein produces the protein MSSMDNLQAAFAGESQANRKYLAFAKKAEQEGFPQVAKLFRAAAEAETVHAHAHLRAMGGVTTTLEHLQQAIDGEGHEFQEMYPPFVEEAVAEGNRKAEISFRNAMTVEGTHHGLYQGALAAVQAGGDLAAAPIYVCEICGHTHVGDDVPDRCPVCNAPKERFFEVK, from the coding sequence ATGAGCAGCATGGACAATCTTCAGGCGGCGTTTGCGGGCGAGAGCCAGGCCAACCGGAAGTATCTGGCGTTTGCGAAGAAGGCGGAGCAGGAGGGCTTCCCGCAGGTGGCGAAGCTGTTCCGCGCGGCGGCGGAGGCCGAGACGGTGCATGCCCACGCGCACCTGCGCGCCATGGGCGGCGTCACCACCACGCTGGAGCATCTCCAGCAGGCGATTGACGGCGAGGGGCACGAGTTCCAGGAAATGTACCCGCCGTTTGTGGAGGAGGCGGTGGCCGAGGGCAACCGCAAGGCGGAGATCAGCTTCCGCAACGCGATGACCGTCGAGGGGACGCACCACGGGCTGTACCAGGGCGCGCTGGCGGCGGTGCAGGCGGGCGGCGATCTGGCGGCCGCGCCGATCTATGTGTGCGAGATTTGCGGCCACACGCACGTCGGCGACGATGTCCCCGACCGCTGCCCCGTGTGTAACGCGCCGAAGGAGCGGTTCTTCGAGGTGAAGTGA
- a CDS encoding TerB family tellurite resistance protein: MLGSWFKKADPGEQKETREKRLQRAVCMLLLEAAAADNTLDPAETDRAAETLRGKFGLDDDEVRDLFDACAAAREGSVGLFEHTNTVNQRFTQEERVWMMEELWRVFLADGVLSAHEDHLAHRFMDLLRLNHRQFIDAKLRARGV; the protein is encoded by the coding sequence ATGCTGGGTTCGTGGTTCAAGAAGGCCGACCCGGGCGAGCAAAAAGAGACGCGGGAAAAGCGCCTGCAGCGGGCGGTGTGCATGCTCCTGCTGGAGGCGGCCGCGGCGGACAACACCCTCGACCCCGCCGAGACCGACCGCGCGGCGGAGACCCTGCGCGGCAAGTTCGGCCTGGACGACGACGAGGTGCGCGACCTCTTCGACGCCTGCGCCGCCGCGCGGGAGGGCAGCGTGGGGCTCTTTGAGCACACCAACACCGTGAACCAGAGGTTCACTCAGGAGGAGCGCGTCTGGATGATGGAGGAGCTGTGGCGCGTCTTCCTCGCCGACGGCGTCCTCAGCGCCCACGAGGACCATCTCGCCCACCGGTTCATGGATTTGCTGCGGCTCAACCACCGGCAGTTCATAGACGCCAAGCTCCGCGCGCGCGGGGTGTGA
- a CDS encoding glycoside hydrolase family 95 protein, with protein MGLICALVFAVSAGAEAAPDNLTLWYEQPAAQWVEALPVGNGRLGAMVFGGAPEERIQFNEGTLWAGGPRDYAREGAAEYLPEIRRLLFEGKQKEAQDLAMEHFMSAPLRQLPYQAFGDVLIRFDHADGVKKYTRSLDLDTATAVTEYTARRVTYRREVFASYPARILALRVTADQPGAVSCTVRLASPHQQAVCEPAGADSLALRGRPDDYRFEPGDPETIPSLLRFEARLQAVAEGGSVTVAGGELRVEKADAVVFYLAAATSYRDYGDVSGDPAAACAEMLGASARGWDALRAEHVADHQALFRRVSLDLGPAPAGVPTDERIRRYAAAPDPSLPALLCQYGRYLMIACSRAGGQPATLQGLWNDSLTPPWDSKYTVNINTEMNYWLTEPGNLSECHAPLFDALEEVAQSGARVAQAHYGAPGWVLHHNFDLWRGAAPINASDHGIWPTGGAWLCQDFWRHWQHTGDDAFLRDRAYPVMKGAAEFFAQYLVEDPRDPAKPLISGPSNSPEQGGLVMGPAMDHQIIRGLFADTAAAARVLGVDANFAARLDELRARIAPNRIGRHGQLQEWLEDKDDPKNDHRHVSHLWAVFPGEEITPATPELFQAAKQSLIYRGDAGTGWSMAWKVCLWARFLDGDHACRVLANMLQPADGTGKRNQRGGIYPNLFDAHPPFQIDGNFGVAAGIIEMLLQCHDGAVRLLPALPTDWRDGSAAGLRARGGLTVDLQWRDGKVVQATLRADRPVETTLVCNGEKMPLALAAGEAFTWEK; from the coding sequence ATGGGACTGATATGCGCGCTGGTCTTTGCGGTGTCGGCGGGGGCGGAGGCCGCCCCGGACAATCTCACGCTGTGGTATGAGCAGCCCGCCGCGCAGTGGGTGGAGGCGCTGCCCGTGGGCAACGGGCGCCTGGGCGCGATGGTCTTCGGCGGCGCGCCGGAGGAGCGCATCCAGTTCAACGAGGGCACGCTGTGGGCCGGGGGGCCGCGCGACTACGCCCGCGAGGGCGCGGCGGAATATCTTCCCGAAATCCGCCGCCTGCTCTTCGAGGGGAAGCAGAAGGAGGCGCAGGACCTGGCCATGGAGCACTTCATGTCGGCGCCCCTGCGCCAGCTCCCCTACCAGGCCTTCGGCGACGTGCTGATCCGTTTCGACCACGCCGACGGCGTGAAGAAGTACACCCGGTCGCTGGACCTCGACACGGCCACGGCGGTCACGGAATACACCGCCAGGCGGGTGACGTACCGCCGCGAGGTCTTCGCCAGTTATCCCGCGCGCATCCTCGCCCTGCGCGTCACGGCGGACCAGCCCGGCGCGGTCTCCTGCACCGTGCGCCTCGCGTCGCCGCACCAGCAGGCGGTATGCGAACCGGCGGGCGCGGACAGTCTGGCCCTCCGGGGCCGGCCCGACGACTACCGTTTCGAGCCGGGGGATCCGGAGACCATCCCGAGCCTCCTGCGCTTTGAGGCGCGGCTGCAGGCCGTGGCCGAGGGCGGCAGCGTCACCGTCGCGGGCGGCGAACTCCGCGTGGAGAAGGCGGACGCGGTGGTGTTCTACCTTGCCGCGGCCACGTCCTACCGCGACTACGGCGACGTGTCCGGCGACCCGGCGGCGGCGTGCGCGGAGATGCTGGGCGCGTCCGCGCGCGGCTGGGACGCCCTGCGGGCGGAGCACGTCGCGGACCACCAGGCGCTGTTCCGGCGCGTGTCCCTCGACCTGGGGCCCGCCCCGGCGGGGGTGCCCACGGACGAGCGGATCCGCCGCTACGCCGCCGCGCCGGACCCCAGCCTGCCCGCGCTGCTGTGCCAGTACGGGCGCTACCTCATGATCGCGTGCAGCCGCGCGGGCGGCCAGCCCGCCACGCTCCAGGGGCTGTGGAACGACAGCCTCACCCCGCCGTGGGACAGCAAGTACACCGTGAACATCAACACGGAGATGAACTACTGGCTCACCGAGCCGGGCAACCTGTCCGAGTGCCACGCGCCGCTCTTCGACGCGCTGGAGGAGGTGGCGCAGTCCGGCGCGCGCGTGGCGCAGGCGCACTATGGCGCCCCCGGCTGGGTGCTCCACCACAACTTCGACCTGTGGCGCGGCGCGGCGCCCATCAACGCCAGCGACCACGGCATCTGGCCCACCGGCGGCGCGTGGCTCTGCCAGGACTTCTGGCGGCACTGGCAGCACACGGGCGACGACGCCTTCCTGCGCGACCGCGCCTACCCGGTCATGAAGGGGGCGGCGGAGTTCTTCGCGCAGTACCTCGTCGAGGACCCGCGCGACCCGGCGAAGCCGCTGATCAGCGGGCCGTCCAACTCGCCCGAGCAGGGCGGCCTCGTCATGGGCCCCGCCATGGACCACCAGATCATCCGCGGGCTCTTCGCCGACACGGCGGCGGCGGCGCGCGTCCTCGGCGTGGACGCGAACTTCGCGGCGCGGCTGGACGAGCTGCGCGCGCGCATCGCGCCCAACCGGATCGGCCGGCACGGCCAGCTCCAGGAATGGCTGGAGGACAAGGACGACCCGAAGAACGACCACCGCCACGTGTCCCACCTGTGGGCCGTGTTCCCCGGCGAGGAGATCACCCCGGCCACGCCGGAGCTGTTCCAGGCGGCCAAGCAGTCGCTGATCTACCGGGGAGACGCCGGAACCGGCTGGTCCATGGCGTGGAAGGTCTGCCTGTGGGCGCGCTTCCTCGACGGCGACCACGCGTGCAGGGTGCTCGCCAACATGCTCCAGCCCGCCGACGGCACGGGCAAGCGAAACCAGCGCGGCGGCATCTACCCCAACCTGTTCGACGCCCACCCGCCCTTCCAGATTGACGGCAACTTCGGCGTCGCGGCGGGCATCATCGAGATGCTCCTCCAGTGCCACGACGGCGCGGTGCGGCTGCTGCCCGCCCTGCCCACGGACTGGCGCGACGGCAGCGCGGCGGGCCTCCGCGCGCGCGGCGGCCTCACGGTGGACCTGCAATGGCGCGATGGAAAGGTCGTGCAGGCCACCCTGCGCGCCGACCGCCCCGTGGAGACGACGCTCGTCTGCAACGGCGAGAAAATGCCGCTTGCCCTCGCGGCGGGGGAGGCGTTCACCTGGGAGAAATGA